In Jatrophihabitans endophyticus, one DNA window encodes the following:
- a CDS encoding mycothiol transferase, giving the protein MTTPRGWVVPTPRPADGPTTGEERPLLVGYLAWQRATLVNICAGLGPGQLALRPVPSSALSLLGLLRHLAKVERIWLRQRVAGEDVPPLFHGTRDATDFDAGTAADAPSAVELFDDECRRADAAVAAVPFEHEITVHGQVMSLRMVYVHLIGEYARHNGHADLLREAIDGVRGR; this is encoded by the coding sequence GTGACGACGCCGCGGGGGTGGGTGGTGCCCACGCCGCGGCCGGCGGACGGGCCGACCACGGGCGAGGAGCGTCCCCTCCTGGTCGGCTACCTCGCCTGGCAGCGCGCCACGCTGGTGAACATCTGCGCCGGGCTGGGCCCCGGGCAGCTCGCGCTGCGCCCGGTGCCGTCGTCCGCGCTCTCCCTGCTCGGGCTGCTGCGGCATCTCGCGAAGGTGGAGCGGATCTGGCTGCGACAGCGGGTGGCGGGCGAGGACGTCCCGCCGCTGTTCCACGGCACCCGCGACGCGACGGACTTCGACGCCGGGACGGCCGCGGACGCGCCGTCGGCGGTCGAGCTGTTCGACGACGAGTGCCGGCGCGCCGACGCCGCCGTCGCGGCGGTCCCGTTCGAGCACGAGATCACGGTGCACGGGCAGGTCATGTCGCTGCGGATGGTGTACGTCCACCTGATCGGGGAGTACGCGCGGCACAACGGCCACGCCGACCTGCTGCGCGAGGCCATCGACGGCGTCAGGGGTCGCTGA
- a CDS encoding DinB family protein — protein MPTTSEDVRTRCDHAWARVRHRLLGLTDDEWRRQPGDDPDLGLRRRLDVLAAMLRDPRNATLLGRAPGAVEPKPAADAGEAVAQLEAAYAEWRGHLVALDDAALRVPVGPAGGEYAGGSRLAFALHVLDELVGQGAAIGLLRDLYAAGVDPR, from the coding sequence ATGCCGACGACGAGCGAGGACGTCCGGACGCGCTGCGACCACGCGTGGGCCCGGGTGCGTCATCGGCTGCTCGGGCTCACCGACGACGAGTGGCGCCGGCAGCCCGGCGACGACCCCGACCTCGGCCTGCGGCGCCGACTCGACGTCCTCGCCGCGATGCTGCGCGACCCGCGCAACGCGACCCTGCTCGGCCGGGCGCCGGGGGCCGTCGAACCGAAGCCGGCCGCGGACGCCGGCGAGGCGGTGGCTCAGCTCGAGGCCGCCTACGCCGAGTGGCGCGGCCACCTCGTCGCCCTCGACGACGCGGCGCTCCGCGTCCCAGTAGGACCGGCCGGCGGCGAGTACGCCGGCGGCAGCCGGCTGGCCTTCGCCCTGCACGTGCTCGACGAGCTCGTCGGGCAGGGGGCGGCGATCGGGCTGCTGCGCGACCTGTACGCCGCCGGCGTCGACCCGCGGTGA
- a CDS encoding TetR/AcrR family transcriptional regulator gives MPYRRTAAVQARLDAQHERIIAAAAALLAEHGYASCTVAAVAARTGIATGTVYNHFASKADLAAAVFRTVVTREVEVVRAAARAHDDVAGQLTAIVETFAGRALKQPRRAYALLAEPVDACVESLRLDFRRAFRDVIAEAVADGVRSGRLPPQNADVVAAALVGAVAEALVGPLAVGHDDPDTLPTLVRFAHRAVGGTPS, from the coding sequence ATGCCCTACCGGCGCACCGCGGCCGTCCAGGCCCGCCTCGACGCGCAGCACGAGCGCATCATCGCCGCGGCGGCGGCGCTGCTGGCCGAGCACGGCTACGCCTCGTGCACGGTGGCCGCGGTCGCCGCGCGCACCGGCATCGCCACCGGCACCGTCTACAACCACTTCGCGAGCAAGGCCGACCTCGCCGCCGCGGTGTTCCGCACCGTCGTCACCCGTGAGGTCGAGGTCGTCCGCGCCGCCGCCCGCGCGCACGACGACGTCGCCGGGCAGCTCACCGCGATCGTCGAGACGTTCGCCGGCCGCGCTCTCAAACAGCCCCGCCGGGCGTACGCGCTGCTGGCCGAACCGGTCGACGCCTGCGTCGAGTCGCTGCGACTGGACTTCCGCCGCGCGTTCCGTGACGTCATCGCCGAGGCCGTCGCCGACGGGGTCCGCTCCGGCCGGCTGCCGCCGCAGAACGCCGACGTCGTCGCCGCCGCCCTCGTCGGCGCCGTCGCCGAGGCGCTCGTCGGCCCGCTGGCCGTCGGCCACGACGACCCCGACACCCTGCCCACCCTCGTCCGCTTCGCGCATCGCGCCGTCGGAGGCACCCCGTCATGA
- a CDS encoding acyl-CoA dehydrogenase family protein, whose protein sequence is MTTPPGRRPTHDVTNQVPPIVGRDITTHPALVEGMTREGAGWAVPEVADLGRLGNSEQWQQAGRLANEHPPVLHTHDRYGNRVDEVEYLPQYHDLMAAAVEHGLHGAAWADDRPGAHVARAAKMMAWGVTDAGHLCPVSMTYSVVPALRAAPELAAAYEPLLTNRHYDRELRAPLTKAGLIAGMSMTEKQGGSDVRANTTRAVPNADGSYALTGHKWFTSAPMSDVFLTLAQAPGGLSCFLVPRVLPDGTRNAFFLQRLKDKLGNRSNASSEVEYDGTLGWLVGDEGRGVATIIEMVTMTRLDCALMAAGGMRLNIAHALHHATHRRAFGRRLADQPAMTNVLADLAVDAEAATTLVLRVAGAVDRATRGDDAERSFRRVALAVTKYYLCKRLASHTVEALECLGGNGYVEDSGMPRLYREAPLISIWEGSGNVAALDTVRAMARQPAAVTAFLEELDLAVGVDSRYDDALAVLHKELAGGDPLELQYRARYLVERMALLLQGSLLLRHGDPAVGDAFVASRLAGDWGTAYGTLPAGVDTAAVLARAAVPE, encoded by the coding sequence ATGACCACCCCGCCCGGCCGTCGACCCACCCACGACGTCACCAACCAGGTGCCGCCGATCGTGGGTCGCGACATCACGACCCACCCCGCCCTCGTCGAGGGGATGACCCGCGAGGGTGCGGGCTGGGCGGTGCCGGAGGTCGCGGACCTCGGTCGCCTCGGCAACAGCGAGCAGTGGCAGCAGGCGGGCCGGCTGGCCAACGAGCACCCGCCGGTGCTGCACACCCACGACCGCTACGGCAATCGTGTCGACGAGGTCGAGTACCTGCCGCAGTACCACGACCTGATGGCCGCCGCGGTCGAGCACGGCCTGCACGGGGCGGCGTGGGCCGACGATCGACCCGGCGCGCACGTCGCGCGCGCGGCGAAGATGATGGCCTGGGGAGTCACCGACGCGGGCCACCTGTGCCCGGTCTCGATGACCTACTCGGTCGTGCCGGCGCTGCGGGCGGCACCCGAGCTCGCGGCGGCCTACGAGCCGCTGCTCACGAACCGTCACTACGACCGCGAGCTGCGCGCGCCGCTGACCAAGGCCGGCCTGATCGCCGGCATGTCCATGACCGAGAAGCAGGGCGGGTCGGACGTGCGGGCGAACACGACGCGCGCCGTCCCGAACGCCGACGGCAGCTACGCGCTGACCGGTCACAAGTGGTTCACCTCGGCGCCGATGTCCGACGTGTTCCTGACGCTGGCCCAGGCCCCGGGCGGGCTGTCGTGCTTCCTGGTGCCGCGGGTGCTGCCCGACGGCACCCGGAACGCGTTCTTCCTGCAGCGGTTGAAGGACAAGCTCGGCAACCGGTCCAACGCCTCGAGCGAGGTCGAGTACGACGGCACGCTCGGCTGGCTCGTCGGCGACGAGGGGCGCGGTGTCGCCACCATCATCGAGATGGTCACCATGACCCGCCTCGACTGCGCGCTGATGGCCGCGGGCGGCATGCGCCTCAACATCGCCCACGCGCTGCACCACGCCACGCACCGGCGGGCGTTCGGGCGTCGGCTCGCCGACCAGCCGGCGATGACGAACGTGCTCGCCGACCTCGCCGTCGACGCCGAGGCCGCGACGACGCTCGTCCTGCGCGTCGCCGGCGCGGTGGATCGCGCGACGCGCGGCGACGACGCCGAGCGGTCGTTCCGGCGCGTCGCGCTGGCGGTCACGAAGTACTACCTGTGCAAGCGGCTGGCGTCGCACACCGTGGAGGCGCTCGAGTGCCTCGGCGGCAACGGCTACGTCGAGGACTCCGGCATGCCGCGGCTGTACCGCGAGGCGCCGTTGATCTCGATCTGGGAGGGCTCGGGCAACGTCGCGGCGCTCGACACGGTGCGGGCGATGGCACGCCAGCCGGCGGCGGTGACGGCATTCCTCGAGGAGCTGGACCTCGCGGTGGGCGTCGACAGCCGCTACGACGACGCGCTGGCCGTCCTGCACAAGGAGCTCGCCGGCGGCGACCCGCTGGAGCTGCAGTACCGCGCCCGGTACCTGGTCGAGCGGATGGCGCTGCTGCTGCAGGGTTCGCTGCTGCTGCGCCACGGCGACCCCGCGGTCGGGGACGCGTTCGTCGCGTCGCGGCTGGCGGGGGACTGGGGGACCGCCTACGGGACGCTGCCCGCCGGGGTCGACACCGCGGCGGTGCTCGCCCGGGCGGCCGTGCCCGAGTAG
- a CDS encoding DUF5999 family protein, with the protein MIDTPIEHSAAYSCAHVPCCPTADAVDHHAAHVVSAHPEQGWSLLCNGVVAFEDFGELLPNGQSVAARRADLLLASPHRRAS; encoded by the coding sequence ATGATCGACACCCCGATCGAGCACTCCGCCGCCTACTCCTGCGCGCACGTGCCCTGCTGCCCCACGGCCGACGCGGTCGACCACCACGCCGCCCATGTCGTCTCGGCCCATCCCGAGCAGGGCTGGAGCCTGCTGTGCAACGGCGTCGTCGCGTTCGAGGACTTCGGCGAGCTGCTGCCCAACGGTCAGAGCGTCGCCGCCCGCCGCGCCGACCTGCTGCTGGCCTCCCCGCACCGCCGCGCCAGCTGA
- a CDS encoding HAD family hydrolase has translation MGSPDVRPDAQSAGEGTPAGPRGGVVSGLAVFDVDGVVADVRHRLHHLDRGAWHRFFRAAGDDGLLPEGARLVADLGSRHEIVWLTGRPEWLREVTARWFAEHGLPAGELVMRPDGDFRPAPAYKLGALRRLAPRGVHAVVDDDDEVVAAALAAGFPAVLADWVPRTRRLRRAQDREGRT, from the coding sequence GTGGGTTCCCCGGACGTCCGCCCGGACGCGCAGAGCGCCGGCGAGGGGACGCCCGCCGGCCCCCGGGGCGGCGTGGTGTCCGGCCTCGCCGTGTTCGACGTCGACGGTGTCGTGGCCGACGTCCGGCACCGGCTGCACCACCTCGACCGCGGCGCGTGGCACCGGTTCTTCCGGGCGGCGGGCGACGACGGGTTGCTGCCCGAGGGGGCCCGGCTCGTCGCCGACCTCGGTTCCCGCCACGAGATCGTGTGGCTGACCGGGCGGCCGGAGTGGCTGCGCGAGGTCACCGCGCGATGGTTCGCCGAGCACGGCCTGCCCGCCGGGGAGCTCGTCATGCGCCCGGACGGCGACTTCCGGCCCGCGCCGGCGTACAAGCTCGGGGCGTTGCGACGGCTCGCTCCCCGTGGCGTGCATGCGGTCGTCGACGACGACGACGAAGTGGTCGCGGCCGCGCTGGCCGCCGGCTTCCCCGCGGTGCTCGCCGACTGGGTACCCCGGACGCGAAGGCTGCGTCGCGCACAGGATCGCGAGGGTCGCACGTAA
- a CDS encoding GuaB1 family IMP dehydrogenase-related protein encodes MRFLASSAVPSFDLTYDDVFMVPARSDIGSRFDVDLTTADGSGATIPLVVANMTAVAGRRMAETVARRGGLTVLPQDIPVEVVREVVEWVKRRHLVIDTPVTLTPHSTVSDALALLPKRAHGAVVVVSDDRPVGVVTEADCAGAERFAQLHDVMTANPLTLREPIEAQDAFTRLDAERRKLAPVVDAAGRLVGVLTRTGALRSTIYRPAVDAGGRLRVAAAMGVNGDVGRRATELLDAGVDVLVLDTAHGHQQRMVEALAAVRALAPRVPVVAGNVVSAEGTRELIEAGADIVKVGVGPGAMCTTRMMTGVGRPQFSAVLECAEAARALGKHVWADGGVRHPRDVALALAAGASSVMIGSWFAGTYESPGDLHVAPDGRAYKDSFGMASARAVARRTSGESSFERARKALYEEGISSGRMFIDPERPGVEDLVDAITAGVRSACTYAGARTLAELHERAVIGVQSTAGFAEGRPLHSGW; translated from the coding sequence GTGCGCTTCCTCGCCTCGTCGGCCGTCCCGTCGTTCGATCTCACCTACGACGACGTGTTCATGGTCCCGGCCCGCTCGGACATCGGCTCTCGCTTCGACGTCGACCTGACCACCGCCGACGGCAGCGGCGCGACGATCCCGCTGGTCGTCGCCAACATGACCGCCGTCGCCGGACGCCGCATGGCCGAGACCGTGGCCCGTCGCGGCGGGCTGACCGTCCTGCCGCAGGACATTCCCGTGGAGGTCGTGCGCGAGGTCGTCGAGTGGGTCAAGCGTCGGCACCTCGTGATCGACACCCCGGTGACCCTCACCCCGCACTCCACGGTGAGCGACGCCCTGGCCCTGCTGCCGAAACGAGCGCACGGCGCGGTCGTCGTCGTGTCCGACGACCGGCCGGTGGGCGTGGTGACCGAGGCCGACTGCGCGGGCGCGGAGCGCTTCGCGCAGCTGCACGACGTGATGACGGCGAACCCGCTCACGCTGCGCGAGCCGATCGAGGCGCAGGACGCGTTCACCCGGCTCGACGCCGAGCGCCGCAAGCTCGCGCCGGTCGTCGACGCGGCGGGTCGGCTCGTCGGGGTGCTGACCCGGACCGGCGCGCTCCGTTCCACCATCTACCGGCCCGCCGTCGACGCCGGCGGGCGGTTGCGCGTCGCGGCCGCCATGGGCGTGAACGGCGACGTGGGCCGGCGCGCGACGGAGCTCCTCGACGCCGGTGTCGACGTCCTCGTCCTGGACACCGCGCACGGCCACCAGCAGCGCATGGTCGAGGCGCTCGCCGCGGTACGGGCCCTCGCGCCGCGGGTGCCGGTCGTGGCCGGCAACGTCGTCTCGGCCGAGGGCACGCGCGAGCTCATCGAGGCCGGCGCGGACATCGTCAAGGTCGGCGTCGGGCCCGGGGCCATGTGCACGACGCGGATGATGACCGGCGTCGGCCGGCCGCAGTTCTCGGCCGTGCTCGAGTGCGCCGAGGCCGCCCGGGCGCTCGGCAAGCACGTCTGGGCCGACGGCGGCGTGCGGCACCCGCGCGACGTCGCGCTGGCCCTCGCCGCGGGCGCGTCGTCGGTGATGATCGGGTCGTGGTTCGCCGGCACCTACGAGTCGCCCGGCGATCTGCACGTCGCGCCCGACGGCCGCGCCTACAAGGACAGCTTCGGCATGGCCTCGGCCCGCGCGGTGGCCCGGCGAACCAGCGGCGAGAGCTCGTTCGAGCGGGCCCGCAAGGCGCTGTACGAAGAGGGCATCTCGAGCGGCCGGATGTTCATCGACCCCGAGCGGCCCGGCGTCGAGGACCTCGTCGACGCCATCACCGCCGGCGTCCGCTCGGCGTGCACGTACGCCGGCGCGCGCACCCTCGCCGAGCTG